Within the Pseudomonas chlororaphis subsp. aurantiaca genome, the region GCCAAGGGCTCAGTGCATGCGGCGCGCTTCCAGCCATTGAAACAGCAGCATGCCCGCCAGCAGGGCCAGGACAAATACCCAAGCCTGCCAATGGAGCGTGAACAGCAGGGTCAGCCCCGGCCCCGGGCAGATGCCGGCGATGCCCCAGCCGATGCCGAACAGCAGGCTGCCACCGATCAGGCGGCGGTCGATGTCGCGGCGGGTGGGCAATTGCATGCTCGCGCCGAGCAGGGCATTGGGCTGTTTGATGGCCCAGTGGAACGGCCACCAGGCAGCGCCGATGGCGCCGAGCATCACCAGGGCCAGGGACGGGTCCCACTGGCCCGCCAGGTCCAGAAAATTCAGGACCTTGGTCGGGTTGCTCATGCCCGACAGCAGCAGGCCGAGGCCAAACAACAGGCCGGCGATAAAGGCCGTGACCTTGCGCATTTTCATAGCCTTCCCGTTCATAGCCCCATCCCGTGGCGCAGCAGCCAGACCGTGATAAAGCCGGTCAGCATAAAACTCAGGGTGGCGACCAATGAGCGCGGCGACCATCGGGAGATACCACAGACGCCATGACCACTGGTGCAGCCCGCGCCGTAGCGCGTACCCAGGCCCACCAACAGCCCGGCGCCGATCAGGCCGGCGATGCCGCTTTGGAACTCGATTGTCGGCAACACCTGGAACAGCCCCCAGAACAACGGCGCCAGCAACAGGCCCGAGAGGAACAGCGCCTTTTCGCTCCAGCCTTCGCTGCCCGGTTGCAGCAGGCTGCCCAACAGGCCACTGATCCCGGCGATGCGCCCGTTGGCCATCACAAATATGCCGGCGGCCAGACCAATCAGCGCGCCACCGGCGAGGGCGCTCCAGGGGGTGAAGTGCAGCCAGTCGATGTTCATGGGGATATGGGGCTCATGAGAGGGAAGGGTGAGTGGAGTTTAGTCTTTGGGGGGGTGATATGGGCGAGGTGGCTAGAGGGGAGTGGTGTTGTCAGGTGGGGAGTTGCCTGTGAGAGCAGCGGTATGCGGTAGAGCATTAGCGTGTAAGTTGGGCGATGAGTGCTCTCATTACCAAGGCGTCCCTCTACCAGAAGGGGAGCCTACCAACTGCCATAGGGAATGCCATATTTCTCTATGTAGCGTTTGGACCCTTCACTGATCTGGTAGGCGTAACGGCCATTGGTTTTGCCTTGGCTCGGCCCTAAAGGCTCAACTTCAGCTTGGACGCGGGTGACTTTGATTGGGTGATGACATTCATCTCTTACCCAGACCTGGACAATGCCTCCCGGCGCCAGCCCTAGATTGACTGAGGCCATATAGCTGGCGGTTTGCTGTGGCGTTTCCGGGCACCGACGGGCCGTGGTCTTGCGCATGATCTGTCGGGCCTCTTCCGGGATATCGATCCATACCCGGTAGGTTTGTGGTTCAACCACCGATTGCCAGCGCACGAAAATGCGTTTGGGCAGGTCGGCACCGATCACTGATCTGCCATCACCACCAACCTCGCTCCAACCTCTGGCCCATTCCTTTTTATAACCAAGGTTTCCGCCTGATGCAGTCCCTCGGCCGGTGCGGTGAAACAGTTTTCCGTTGATATCCTCTACCGCGCTGTCTTCAACCCAGACTTCCATGTAGTAGGGTTCGGTAAAGCCAAGTTCCCACCAGGGGCTTTTGGGATCGTTTTTTGCGGAAAGCGGATCGCTGGCCAGGCAGCCAGTCAACAGCAGTGCGCCAAGCAAGGCGATGAATACTTTCATTGCCGGCGTCTTCGGTTGTAAGTCGGGGGATGTGTTCACGTAGTAAAGTGCGTCGATACCAAGAGAGTTCTGCTTACCAACTGCCATAGGGAATGCCGTATTTCTCTATATAGCGTTTGGATTTTTCGCTGACCTTATAGGCGTAACGCCCATTGTTTTTGCCTTGGTCCGGTCCTAGTGGCTCAACTTCGGCTTGGGTCCGCACTACTTTGATCGGATGACGGCATTCATCCCTTACCCACACTTGAACAATGCCGCCCGGCGCCAGCCCCAGATTGACCGAGGCCATATAGCTGGCGGTTTGTTTTGGCGTTTCTGGGCAACGACGGTCGGTCGCCCTGCGCATGATCTGTCGGGCCTCTTCCGGGATGTCGATCCATACCCGATAGGTTTGCGGCTCAACCACCGATTGCCAGCGCACGAAAATGCGTTTGGGCAGGTCGGCACCCACCACGGATTTGCCTCCGATACCGACTCCTGTCCATCCCCTTGCAGACTCCCGGTTGTCCTCAGGTTGTTCGCCTGCTGCAGTTCCGCCGCCGGTGCGGCGAAACAGTTTTCCGTTGATATCTTCTACCGCGCTGTCTTCAACCCAGACTTTCATGTAATTGGGCTCGGTGAAACCGAGATCCCACCAAGGATTTTTAGGGTCGTTTTTTCCGGATAGCGGATCGGTGGTCAGGCAGCCACTTAATAGCAGTGTGCCCAGCAGGGCGATGAATACTCGCATTACCAAAGCGTCCAGTCAGGTACGTGAGGGTGTTGTACTCGCACGGCATCTGCCGTGGGGGCGTTGATGTAGACGACTTTAAGGCTGCCGCCATCCTGTTTGCCAAGCGGGTGGTTCCAGTGGGCCGAGAGATGGATATAACGCAGCTTGAGCATGGTTTCCTCGGCTGGAGTCGTACTGTAGTCACCAGCGACAAACCTGTCGCAAAGGGCTTGAAGCTCTTGCGGGATGGCGTAATACGGATCTTGTTCGTCGATGGTGTTGAAGCACACGCCATTCTCCCTGGCCAGTTCATATATAACGCGTAGATACACCCTCGATAGCCTGTTGCTCATAGGGCGCTTGAGTTGTAGGCCGGCATACACCCGTTTTTGTCGTAAACCGAGGCGGTCCTGTGGGTTTTGCGACAGAACCATAGGCTTCGGTGTGACGATCTCCAGCCATTGTGCGGGCCAGCCCTTGTCCAGCCAGCACGATTTTGCCTGTACCGCGTCTCGGTAAATCGAGGTGTGGGTCACATCAGTATTGAGCGGCACCTCCAGCGCCTGCATTGGACTGACGAGTACACACTCCTGCACCTCATCCAGATAACCACCACCGATATCCGAGTGTGCACCGGGCAGGGTGATCTCCATGTGGTCGGGTTTGACCCGGCTCAGGGCAAAGTTGGCGCGGTACTCGTCGCGGGCAACCAACTGGACGACTGAGCGAAAGTAGCGACGGTCGAGGTGCAGTTTGATTCCTGGGGTAATGGCGCTGCGCACGTTACCCAGATTACTCACGCCGGCAACCGACGGTACCGTATCGAACAGGCCGATAAAGCCCATGTCTAGGTCGTTGCCGTACTGTCGGTTGAAGCGGGGACTGAAGGCCTTGGAGTGGTCGTGCAGAATCAGCTCGAGTGGCCCGAGCCAGCGCACGACTTCATTGGCAAAGTGCCGGGCTGCTGCGACGCCTCGGCTAAAGCCGAAAGCATCGAAGGTCAGAGAGGTAATTTCGCTGTCAGGGTTCTGCTCGAAGAAAATGCCAAGACGTTGCTTGATCTCGATAAATGCCTTCTGCACACATCCTGATATTCCCGTACCGCCACGCCCCGTTCCCGAGGTGATCACGCTATCTTTTTCGCCAGCTTGCGTGCCGATACCTTCGATATAGATGGAGCGAAAGGCCTGTCTTTGTAGGCCCTTACCTTCAGATTCCTGTTCGGAAAAGTACAAATCACTCAACCGCTTAACATTGCTCACATCATTCCCATAACTGCTCTCTGGATCCCTCATATACGGCTTGCAACTGCCATCGATATCCCTGGCTTCGATAGGATTCTGCGCCCCGCAAATCTGGCCCATGGCCGAGTTGCTGGCGTTGTTGCCAGTGCCGTCGAAAAACACACCGATGCGCAGCGCCACCTGAACCTTTTCAGGTGGTGGCGCAGGCTCCTTGGCGTATTTCTCGTACTGGGCCCAGAGCTGTTCGCCGTAGCTGGGCTGTTCGGTCTCGGCGGCGCGTTCAGCGGAGCGCTGGTTGGGGGTGGCGGGCCGTAGAAGGTTGGGCATTGGCCCGTGTCCGTTGCTGGCCATGGGTGGTCCTGGTTCAGGCGAAAGGGGCGCTGGAAACCGTACCGGGAATGGCGGGGCAAGGATCTAGGAGGATTCTGCAAGAGGCCGGGTTGTGGCTGATTTGGTTGTAGGGGGATGGGCGATGGGGTGGTTGGTCGTTGGTTTTTTGTCGTCTGGTGGGGTGCTATCGCTGGCGAGCCAGGCTCCTACAGAAGCAGGAGGAGGGTGCCAGCGATCTGTGGTCGTTGATTAACGCCAGGCTCCTAGCGCCCCCAGGCTGAGCATCACCGCCGCCAACATCCCCACCAACGCAAACAACTGCTGCAACCGCGGCCCCGCCAGGTAACGGGCGACCTGCCGGCCGGCGATCAGCCCCAGCACCGCGCCGCCGGCGAAGGGCGCACCCACGGCCCAGTGCATCACGCCGCTGAGGCTGGCGGTGATCACGCTGCCGGTGGACACCAGGGCGATCACCGCCAGGGAGGTGGCGACGATGCTTTTGCTGTCCAGGTTGGTGTAGCGGGTCAGCGCCGGGATGATCACGAAGCCGCCGCCGACGCCGAGCAGGCCGGAGAGCAGCCCGGAGAGCATGCCGGTGAAGGTCAGGGCGCGAGCGCAGGGCAGGGTCCAGCGCAGCCGGCCCTGCAAGGGGTTGAGCACGCAAGGCTGGAAGGCCGCTCGGGGTGCGGGTTGGCCGTGGCGCAGTTCGCGGGTGGCCTTGAGCAGGATGCGTCCACAGGCGTACAGCAGCACCGCGGAAAACAGCAGGGCCAGGGGCAGGTTCGGCAGGCGGTGGGCCAGCCACAGGCCGACCGGCGCCATGAGGATGCCGATGGCGGCGACGAAACCGGCGGCGCGGTAACGCACGATGCCTTCGCGCAGCCCCAGCACCGCGCCCACGGCCGCGGCCAGGCCCACCGCGAGCAGGCCGATGGGCGCCGCCTCGACCATGCTCAGGCCGAGGCCGAACACCAGCAGCGGCACCGCGAGAATCCCGCCGCCGGCCCCGGTCAACGCCAGGATCGCCCCGATCAGTGCGCCGAGCCCGGCGCCCAACAAGCTGTACTCACTCATGATTCTGGCAGGTCCGTCACCAGGCTGGGCCGCGCCAGCCACTCATGGCCCTTGAGCATGCCGCGCCAGTACAGCGGCGGCAGGATGCGCTCCTTCAGCCACCAGGCGCGCCGGGTCGGCTGGCGCCCGTCGAGCAGCCAGGCCGGAAAGCTCGGCGCGACCTTGCCGCCATAGGTGAATTCGGCGAGGACGATCTTGCCGCGCTCCACGGTCAGCGGGCAGGAGCCGTAGCCGTCGTACTGCGCCCGGGTCGGCAGGCGCTTGAGGTTCACCAGCACGTTGGTGGCCACCACCGGCGCCTGCTTGCGCGCGGCGGCGGCGGTTTTCGCGTTGCTGGTATTGGTCCCGTCGCCCAGGCCATGGATGTTGCTGTAGCGCGTGTGCCGCAGGCTGTGCGGGTCGACGTCGATCCAGCCGGCGGCGTCGGCCAGCGGGCTGTTGCGGATAAAGTCCGGGGCGGTTTGCGGCGGCACCACGTGCAGCATGTCGAAGGGCAGCTCGACGCGTTCCAGCTGGCCTTCGGCGTTGTTGCGCACGAAGGTCGCCCGTTTGCCAGGGCCGTCCACCGCCACCAGGTTGTGGCCGAAATCCAGGGCGATGTTGTACTTCTTCACGTACTCCATCAGTGCCGGTACGTAGTCCGGCACACCGAACAGCACGCCGCCGGCATTCAAAAAACGGGTGTTGATCTGCCCCAGCCGGCCGCTGCGCAGCCAGTGATCGCAGGACAGGTACATGGCCTTCTGTGGCGCGCCGGCGCATTTGATCGGCATCGGCGGCTGGCTGAACAGCGCCTGGCCCTGCTTGAGGTTCTGCGCCAGTTGCCAGGTGTAGGGCGCCAGGTCGTAGCGGTAGTTGGAGGTCACGCCGTTTTTGCCGAGGGTTTCGCTCAGGCCCTCGATGGCGTTCCAGTCGAGCTTGAGGCCCGGGCAGACCACCAACTGGTCATAACCCAGCACGCGACCGTCGTTGAGCAGCAGGGCATTGTGCTCCGGCTCGAAGCTGCTCACCGCCGCCTGGATCCAGGTCACCCCCTTGGGGATCAGCGAGGCCATGCTGCGCGCGGTGTCTTCGGCGCGGAACACCCCGGCGCCGACCAGGGTCCAGCCGGGTTGGTAATAGTGGGTGTCGGCCGGGTCGATGATGGCGACGTCCAGGTGCGGTTCGCGGCTGATCAGGCTGGACGCGGTGGCAATGCCGGCCGCGCCGCCGCCGACGATCAGCACCTGGTGGCTGCCGTTGACGGCTTGTTGGGTAGGGGAAATAGGGCGCATGGCAGCGTCTCCTGGTGGAGTGGCGTTATAGGTTTTAAAGGACGTTCAGCGGGATCTTCAGGTAGCTCACGCCGTTGTCGTCGGGCTCGGGGAACTGGCCGCTGCGCATGTTGACCTGCACCGAGGGCAGGATCAGCACCGGCATTTCCAGGGTGGCGTCGCGGGCTTCGCGCATGCGCACAAAGGCGTCCTCATCGATCCCTTCATGGATATGGATATTGTTGGCGCGCTGTTCGGCGACCGTGGTCATGTATTGCAGCTCGCGGCCGTTGGGCAGGTAGTCGTGGCACATGAACAGCCGGGTCTGCGGTGGCAGGGCGAGGATCTTGCCGATGGAGCGGTACAGGGTGCGCGCGTCGGCGCCGGGGAAGTCGCAGCGGGCGGTGCCGTAGTCGGGCATGAACAGGGTGTCGCCGACAAAGGCCACGGTCTCCTCACCGACCTGTACCAGATAGGTCATGCACGCCGGGGTATGGCCGGGGGTGTGCAGGGCGCGGGCCTGGAGGTTGCCGATGGTGAAGCGGCTGTCGTCTTCAAGCAGCACGTCGAACTGGCTGCCGTCGCGGGCAAAACCCTGGCCTTCGTTGAACAACTGGCCAAACACCTGCTGCACCACGGTGATCTGGTTGCCGATCGCCACCCGGGCGCCGAGCTGGGCCTTGAGGTAAGCCGCGGCGGACAGGTGATCGGCGTGCACGTGGGTTTCGAGGATCCAGTCGACCTGGGCATCGAGTTCGCGCACCCGGGCAATCAGCTTGTCGGCGGACTCGGTGCGGGTGCGGCCGGACTTGGGGTCGTAGTCCAGCACGCTGTCGATCAGCGCGCAGCGCCGGGTGTCGAGGTCCATCACCAGATAGCTGATGGTCCACGTCTGGTGGTCGAAAAAGGCTTCTACGCACAGCGATGCGCCGATGATCATTGGGCTCTCCGAACAATAGGGTGACGCCGGCCGGGACTGGCAGTTGTCCCTAGGCTCTGTACGAAAAGTGGCTGCGCGCTGGGCGCCTTCGGCGCTACGCAGGCCATGCTGCGTTAAAAACAGGCTCGGAATGCTCATGTAGGCCCCTACAGTCGGACGCGACCCCGGCCGTTCCTCGCCTGTTTTTGCCTTGCCTGACCTTCGCTCGCCGACTTTTCGTACAGACCCTTGGACTGTCAATAAGCGTGCCAACCGGTGCGCGCCGCTTTTACCGCCCATTCATTGAGTTCAAAGGCCTGGGGCGGGCATTCCGGCTGTCACTGTCAATTGTAGATGGCAGTCAGTTGGCAGTTACTGGCAGGAAATGGCAGAAGCCGGGCCCATGGTTTAAGCTGCCGCGCAACGTCCAGGAGTTGCCATGCCCCAGTCCACCCATGCCCTCGCCAATGCTGAAATGTTAGCCCTGATGTCCTATCTGGAACATGACGCGCAGCCGACGATCCTGTTAGACACCGACTACAACATCCTCGCGGCCAACACCGCCTACCAGCGCCAGTTCGGCGTCGAGGGCAAACCCCATGTCGGCGCCAAGTGCTACCGGGTGTCCCACCAGTTCGCGGTGCCCTGCGACCAGGCCGGCGAACATTGCCCGATGCGCAAGGCCTTCGAGACCCGCCTGCCGGAACGCCTGCTGCATATCCATCACACCCCGCGCGGGCCGGAGCATGTGGACGTCGAGCTGCGGCCGATCCTCGGCGACGCGGGGCAGGTGGTGGCCTATGTCGAGCGCTTGAGTTCGGTGGCGGTGGCCTCGGTGCAGCCGCAGCAGAAGGGTTTGGTGGGCCGTTCGCCGGCCTTCAATGCGGCCTTGAGTGCCCTGCAACGGGCGGCGCCGTCGCAGATCCCGGTGCTGTTGCAGGGCGAGTCCGGTACCGGCAAGGAGCTGTTTGCCCGTGCCCTGCACGACGGCAGCCCGCGCGCCAGCGGGCCGCTGGTGGTGGTCGATTGCACCGGCTTGACCGAGACCTTGCTGGAGAGCGAACTGTTCGGCTACGAGAAGGGCGCCTTCACCGGCGCCCTGCAACGCAAGATCGGCCTGGCCGAAGCGGCCCATGGCGGCACCCTGTTTCTCGACGAGATCGGCGAAGTGCCGCTGGCGATGCAGGTCAAGCTGCTGCGGCTGATCGAGTCCGGCAGCTTTCGTCCGGTGGGCAGCCTGCGCACCGTGCATTCGGACTTCCGCCTGGTCTCGGCGACCCACAAGCCGCTCAAGGAAATGGTCGCCGCCGGCGCCTTCCGCCAGGACCTGTACTACCGCATCAGCGCCTTCCCGATCCGCCTGCCGGCCCTGCGCGAGCGCAGCGACGACCTGCCGCTGCTGATCGACAGCCTGCTGCAACGCCTGGCACCGGGCGCGGTGCCGCGGGTCGCGCCGCAGGCCCTGGAGCGCCTGGGCCTGTATGCCTACCCGGGCAATATCCGCGAGCTGCGCAATATCCTCGAACGGGCGCGCTTGTTCAGCGACGACGGGGTGATCCGCGTCGAGGACCTGCCCGAGGAGTTGCGCGCCGGCAGCGCCGCCGTCACCACCCAGCCGAGCCGGCGCCGCGCGGGCAAGGACCTGGAACAACTGGCCCACGCCCTGGAAGTGTTCGAAGGCTCACGCAGCGAACTGGCCAAGGCCCTGGGCCTGAGCGAACGCACCCTGTACCGACGCCTGAAAGCCCTGGGCATTTCCTGAACCTGTTCGCACCCTCGATATTCCGCTCCCGCTCATGCGTGTAGCCGCTGCCGCAGGCTGCGATCGAGCGGCACGCTCGCAGCGATCTTGCCGGCGCTAGAGACCCTTCGGGTCTATCGCAGGCTGCGCCAGCGGCTACAGGGGAAGCGTCGGTGAAGTTGGATCAGCTCCAGGGCACGATGGCGATGCGCCGTGGTCGTAGCTTCTGCCCCCTTTATCCGCCGCCTTGCCCGTAGCGCCGGGCCTTTCAGGAGCTGACATGAGCCAGGATCTACTCGCCACCGAAACCAATCGCCGCCAGTTGCAGCAGATCATTTCCGGACTGTCCGACGGGGTCATCCTGCTCGAGGCGGACCGGCGTATCGTCTGGGCCAACGAGGCGGCGCTGGCCATGCACGGGGTCGAAGACATCAGTGAGCTGGGCGCCGACGACCGCCAGTACGCCGAACGTTTCGCCCTGCGTTATCGCAACAATCACCCCCTGGCGCTGGAGAGTTACCCGATCAACCGGGTCGCCGCCGGAGAGACCTTCAGCGATGTGGTGGTGGAGGTGCGCAGCGGCGAGGGCGAGGAGGAACGCACCTGGGTGCATCGGGTGCGCAGCATGATCCTCACCGACCGCGCCGGCGAGGTGGAGTCCCTGGTGCTGATCCTCAGCGACGCCACCGAATGGGCCAGCGCCGAACAGCGTTTCGAGAAGACCTTCAATTCCAACCCGGCGCCGGCGGTGATCTGCCGCCTCAGCGACCTGCGCTACATCAAGGTCAACCAGGGCTTCCTGGAAATGACCGGTTATGCCCGCGACCAGGTGATTGGCCGCTCGGTGTACGAAGTGGATGTGCTGGAGGGCGCCGAGCGCAAGGACCTGGCCATCGAGCGCCTGAACCAGGGCGCGACCATCCCGCAGATGCAGGCCGAGCTGCGCCTGCCCGAAGGTGGCAGCAAGCTGGTGATAGTCGCTGGCCAGCCGCTGGATATCAACGAAGAAGACTGCATGCTGTTTTCCTTTATGGACCTGGAGCCGCGGCGCAAGGCGGAGGTTGCCCTGCGCCAGAGCGAGGAGCGTTTTGCCAAGGCGTTCCGCCTGACGCCGGTGCCGACCCTGGTGTGCGGCGCCGACAGCCAGCAGATTGTCGACGTCAACGAGGCCTTTCTCGACAGCACCGGTTATGCCGCCGAAGAGCTGCTGGGCAAGACCGTGGAGGAGGTGGGTTTTATCGCCAGCCCGCAGGCCTGCGCCAGCCTGTTCGGCGCCTTGGAGAAAAGCGCCGACGTGCGCAACCTCGACCTCCGGGTGTTGAAGAAGGGCGGCGAACTGCTCGACTGCGTGGTCTCGGCCGACACCGTGAACATCCAGGACAAGCCCAGCTACTTGCTGGTGCTGATGGACATCACCGAGCGCAAGCGCTCCGAGCTGGAGCTGGTGTCGGCGATCGAGGAGGTGATGCGTGACGCCTCGTGGTTCAGCCAGACCCTGATCGAGAAACTGGCCAATGTCCGTAGCGCCAACCAGGCCGAGCAGCCCAGTGCGTCCTTTACCGACCTGACCGTCCGCGAGCGCGATGTGCTGGGGCTGATCTGCGAGGGCCTGGCCGACAAGGAGATCGCCGCGCGCCTGCAGCTGGCGCCCAGCACGGTGCGCAATCACGTGGCCACGGTGTACTCCAAGCTGGCGGTGCACAGCCGCGCCGAGGCCATCGTGTGGGCTCGTGAGCGCGGGCTTTTCAGCGGCGACCGTCGCGGCAAGGCGCAGCGCTGACCGGTGCAAATGCACCAGTGCCACCAGTACAAATGGTGCTTCTGCGGCTTCACGGGGTTTCTTAGGCTGGGTGATGTGCGGTGCCGTGGCGGACACGGGCCGCTCACGAACATCATCAGCTGAAGGAATGCACGATGCGTAGCGAACAGATCAAAGGTGCGATGGACACGGCGGCCGGCAAGGCCCAGGGCGCAGTAGGCGAGCTGCTGGACGACCAGCAGATGCGCCTGGAGGGCGCGGCTCGCCAGGCGGCCGGGCAGTTGCAGGAAACCTATGGCGAGGCCCTGGACAGCGTCTCCCGCTTTGTCCGTGACAAACCCATGGCCAGTGTCGCCATCCTCGCCGGGATCGGCCTGCTGGCCGGCCTGTTGTGGCGTCGCCGCTGAAGGAGGCCTGGGTGATTTCCCAGGCGCAGTTGCGCCGCTATATCGAACAGGGCTTTGCGCCCCTGGCCTGTGCCTTCAGCACCGGCTCCGATTCCACACTGACCCTGCGGGTCTTCGAGCCTGAAAGCGGACGGGTCGACCTGGTGGTCACCGGCATCGACCCGCGCACGCTCGCGACAGAAGCGGACGTGCTGGCGATGATCGAGGAGCTGCTGTACGAGTTGCGCAGCAACTCCATCAGCCTGGTGCATTTATCCTGAGCACAGCGACCGGCCGCTCCTACAGAAGAATGCGTTCCTCTGTAGGGCGAGGCTCCCGCAGATTCAGTCCTTGGCGATCAAGCTCGGCCGGCAGTCGAGGCTCAGGCGGGCGCCGCCGCTGTCGCTACTGCCGACGTCGAGCTTGAAGCCGTGCAGGCTGACGATGGCGGCGACGATGGACAGGCCCAGGCCAAAGCCGCCGTGGGAGTTGCTGTCGTCGACCCGGTAGAAGCGCTGGAACACCGCCTTGCGCTCGGCCTCGGGAATGCCGGGGCCGGAGTCGAGGACTTCCAGGCGCGTGCAGCCGCCGTCCTCCACGCCACGCAGAATCACCTCGCCGCCCGGCGGGGTGAACTTGATCGAGTTGCTCAACAGGTTGGCCAGGGCCTCGAACAGCAGGGCGCGGTCGCCGGTCAGGCTCGGCAGCGTGTCGGGTACATCCAGGGTCAGGGTCAACTGGCCTTCCTCGGCCAGCGGCAGGTAAAAGTCATACAGCTCTCGCAGCAACGGCAGCGGGTCGAGTTCGACAAAACCCGAGCGGCGCTGGTGATCCTCGATTTCGGAAATCCGCAGCAAGCCGCGAAAACGCGCCATCAATCGGTCGGCCTCGGCCAGCACCTGGTCCAGCTGCAAGGCTTCGGGCGTGCCCTCGACCGCCTGCTGCTGCATGCGGTACAGCTGGGCGCGCAGGCGGGTCAGCGGGGTG harbors:
- a CDS encoding DUF1652 domain-containing protein; translation: MISQAQLRRYIEQGFAPLACAFSTGSDSTLTLRVFEPESGRVDLVVTGIDPRTLATEADVLAMIEELLYELRSNSISLVHLS